Part of the Kiritimatiellia bacterium genome, CGCCGCGACCCGCACAACACGGTGTGCTCGAGGATGTGGGGCAGACCGGTGTCGTCCGGAGGGGGCGTGCGAAACGCGGCGACGAAGAGGTGCTCGTCGTCGCGCACGTCGAGATGCAACAGGCGCGCGCCACTGCGCTCGTGCGTGAACCGCCGCCCCACCCCATCGATCTCGGGCAGCTCGACGGTCTCCTCCAGCCGAAAACCGTGCACCCATCCGTTGAGCTCCGACTTGCGCTCGTTCATCGAGGGCCTCGTTCGTGGACCGCCGCTGGCCGACGCCGCACGGTGGTCGCTCAGAATATCCGGCCAGCGGCAACGCCCTCAAGTCACCGCCGGCAACTCGACAACGCAACCGCCAACGCTATCATCTCGTCTTCGCTCCGGTGGGGTACCGAAGCGGCCAAACGGAGCAGACTGTAAATCTGCCGGCTCTATGCCTTCGAAGGTTCGAATCCTTCCCCCACCACCATCCCTTGCGCGCCGCCGGCTCAGCGCGGAGGCGTCGCGAACAACCGCGACACCGCGGCCGCGTCCAGCAGCCCGTAACCGTAGTGCGGGTCGCGGCCGGGTTCCCCCGCGTCGCTGAGCGCGCGCGTCAACGCTTCGGAGGCCTGCGCCGGCGTCGCGCCGGGGTTTCGCGCCAGCCACTGGGCCAGCACAGCGGCGGTGTAGGCGGTGGCGGTGGAGGTGCCCGCATAGCGACCGGCCGGCCCTTCGTAGCCGATGGGAAACTGCGCGGTCGCCGGCGCCGCAACCACGACAAAATCCCCGTGATTCGACTTTTCCCACGGCCGCCCGTCCGGCATCGCGGCGGCCACCGCAATCACGCCGGGATACCCCGCCGGATAATAGGGCCGACCGACCGGCTCGTTGCCGGCCGCCGCGACGACCAGCAGCCCCCGGCCCTGCGCCTCCGCGACCGCCGTCCGCAGAAACTCACTCGGCGTTTCCGTGCCCCAGCTCATGCTGATCACCGACGCACCGCTCTCCGACGCGAACGCGATCGCGCGCAGCAGGTCGAAGTTCGAGGTGACGCCCTCGTCGTCGAACGTTCGAATCGCGAGCACCGGTGTCGCCCCCACCGGCGCGGCCATATCCGGTGCCACCGCGCCAGAGGCCACCAGAGCCATCTGAGTCCCGTGCCCGACCGGATCCTGGACGGGCTCGCCCGGCCGCACCGCATCCCATGCACCGGCCAGCGCAATGGTCCAACCGGGCGGCAGGGAAAGACCGGTATCGAGCACCGCGACGCTGCCCACCGCGGAGACCGCACCCACGGCAGGTGCGCCCGCCGCCGCCGCGGCGGAACCCCCGGGCATCGACGGCGGCGGTAGACGAATCGCGTAGTTCGCCTCCGCTGCCCGCACAATCGGATCGGCCCGCATGCGATCCGCGACGGCCAGCGCATCCGCACCCCGCGGGAGCCGCAACCGATACACTCCGCCCGGCGCCCAGCCAACCAGCGACGCATCCCACACGCTGAGAAATCTCAGGAACTCCGAGGGCGATGTCCCGGCCCGCACGCTGACCAGTACCTCACGGTCCACGTGCAACGGGCCCCGACCGTCCGCGCCGCGGGAGAGCTCCAGCCGACGGGGGGGCGGTTCGATTGGGCGCGCGCGGTCCGCCCGACCCGGCGCAAACACACGGATCTCGGAGAGCTGCCGGAAGCCCCCCGCAGGGCCGGGCACCACGCTCCAGGACACCATCGAGTCCAGCGGCGCGATCACCGCCCGCAGCGCCGCGTCCACCTCCCGATCTGGCAGCGCCACGTGAACGCGGCGGTCCGCGGCCGGGTCCATCCACACCCGCACCCCCAGCCGCGCCAGTTCACCGAGCACCGCCGACAGCGGCTCATCCTCCGCGCGAATCGACAGCCGGTCCCCGCGTAGCGAAACCTCCGCCGCCGGCAGCCCCACGGCCGCCACCCACACCGCAAGCCCGGCGCGCCGCACCGCGCGTTCCGCGCAACCGGCCGGGCACGACCACTGACGATGCCCTAGGTTCATTGAAGGGATCGCGCCAACTCCGTGAACGAGTCGCGCACCTCGTTCAACGCCTCTCCCGAGCCCACCATTTTCAAGAAGAGCGTGTCCGTCGGCCGCCGGACCACTGCGGCGAGCATCGAGGGCGCATCGGGAGCGTCAGTCGGCAAACGCGAAAAATCGAAAATCCACAGCGGCGCTCCCGCGCGGGTGGTGCCGGCCGTGCTGGCGGCCAGCCAGGCGAGCCACTCCGGTCCCTCCGCCGACCGACCGATCTGCGCCGCCCAGCGACGCGCGTTCGCCTCGATCCCGCCCGCCTCGCCGGGCAAAACCGTGAGACTGCATTCGTGCACCGCGCCGCGGACCTCCACCTCGAACGTCGCCCGGCGCATTCCGCCACCCTCGCGCACACGCCAGCCCGGCGGCAGCTGCCAGACAACAGCCTGCTCTGAAACCACCGGGGCGACCGGCGCCACCGGCGCAGGAGGCGGCTCGCGCCAGCTGCGCACCGACGGCGCCTCGTTCCGCCCGCATCCGACCAGCGCCAGCGTCGCAAGTCCGATCAGCGCACTCCTGCCCATGGCGCTACGGTACATCCGCCGGCGGAACCCCGCCAGCGGTGTGTTCCCATCGAGGCACCGCACGGGCCTCCGGTGCCAACAGCACAAAGGTCTCCGCACCCGCCACCCGCAAGCGATACGGGCCGTCATCGTCCGGAGCCGAAAGTCGCACCCACCACTCGACGCGACCCGGCGCCAACCGAGCGTGAAGCCGCACCGGCCGACCTGCCCGGCGCCACGAAAGCTCCAAGCGCAGCGGTGACGTGGAGTCAAAGCCGAATCGCATGATCGCATCCGCCTCCGGTGCCAGGTGCAGGCCGGCCAGTCGCACCACCGCGCCGTGTGGGCCGGCACAGACCTGCCAGCTGCCGTTCGTCGGCGCCACCTCGGTGCCGTCCTCGCCGTGCACCGGCGGCGACTCCGCAAACGCGAGTACCCGGTTCGACCTCTCGAAGGCGGCGCGCTCTTCCTCGGCGGCGATCTCGGGCTCGTTGCCTCGCCACAGATTCGCGTGCCGTTCAACGAAGATTTCGATCACCAACGTTGGTCGCCAGGCGAGAATGTCCGCCGCACAGAATGCGGCGCGCGTATGCCACTGAAACAGCGAGCGGTGAAACAGCGGGGCCAAATGATGCGCGAGCAACCCGGTGAACGAGTCGTGCAGCACCCATGCGGAGGGCCGGTTCGTGTGCTCGGTCACAAACTCGATGGGGTCGGTGCCGGTACCGGCGCGGACCAGCCGGGCGGCAGGCCAGTCTTCAATGTGGACCGCCGGTGCGGTCTCGTGATACCAGGCCTCGAGGCCGAGTAACCGCGCCAGATCGAGGTACGGCGGGCGCACCGGCTGCCCCTGGCGCCACCGCAGCGGAACTCTCGGCAACTGCGGCCAGCGCGTTCGCAGATGCTCGCCGATCGCGGCCGCGCCAACCGCGACGCCGAGCGGGGTCCAGTGGGTGTCATACCGATAGTAAAGTTCACCGAGCCCCCGCGCCGCACGCAGAGCGGGTGTGAGGTCGAGCGCGTCCACACCGGTCCACCGGCGAAGCGCATCCACCACCTGCGCCGCGGCCGACGACGGTTGGGCCGCCCGCGCCAGCTCTCTCGGCAGCCGCTCGGGATACACGGACTGCTTGTCCGGGATCAATACAACGAGATAGTCAATGCCCCGGCGCTCGAGCCAGCGGCGCCGCGTTTCCAACACCCGCGCGATGAGGCGCAGCTGCGGTTCCGGGTACGCGAAGGTCGCCCCGTACCCCCTCACCGGCCGGTAACCGCGCCGCCGAAGCTCGTCGTAGAAGAGCGTGCCGCCCGAACCCACGATCACCTCCGGCCGCGGCGAGACGCCGAGCGCGAGCATCATCCGGTGATGAGCGGCGATGAGCGACGTGCGCCACGCCAGACGGTCCTGCACCGCCAGCTCGAACTCTCGGGACCAGTGGGTCCATGCCCCTCGAGGGAAACGGCGCGGCCACGGGTGCAAAGACCGGTTTTCCCTGAGCGCCGCGCGGGCCGGATCGGGTGCCCAGCCGAGTTGCGCGGGCAACCAGCCAGCGAGCAGGAACACCGCAAACGCCAGCACCAGCGCCAGGTCCACCGTGCGCGCCGCACGATCGCCAGCAGCGGATGACGGCAGTACGCTCAAAACCGGAAATAAATGAACGGGTTGTGGGTGCCGGCGGCCAGCCGCACCCAGCAAAGCAGCCACACGACCAGGCAGGCCGGCACCGCCAGCCAGGCGCGCGTGAGGCCAACACTGCGCGGAATGCGCCAGCGCACCGAGCCGATCACCGCGGCGAGAAGCGCCGCAACGACCGGCGGTGTGGCCATCCCGAGGTCCTGCACGTTCATGCCGGCGGCGGAGAGTCCCGCCATGGCCCGCAGGTACGCCAGCGCCACGGTGAAGTCCGCACTGCGGAAAAGGACCCAGCCCACCCCCACTGCCAGCAACACATACAGGTGGCGCAGCGGTGCCGTCCACGGCGGCGCCCGCCGGTCGCGCAGCGGCCGCTCCAGCGCCAGCAGCGCGCCGTGCCACAGCCCCCACACCACATACGTCCATGCGGCCCCGTGCCAGAGCCCGCAGAGCACAAACACGATCGCGAGATTCCGCGCGGTGCGCAGCCCCCCGCCGCGATTGCCGCCCAGCGGAATGTAGAGATAGTCGCGGAACCACGTGGACAACGTGATATGCCAGCGGCGCCAGAAGTCCGTCATCGAGCTCGCCGCGTACGGGTGGCGGAAGTTCTCCGGAAACTCAAACCCGAACATCCGGCCCAGGCCGATCGCCATATCGGAATAGCCAGAAAAATCGAAATAGATCTGGCCGGCATAGCACGCCAGGCCCCACCACGCGGCGCCGGCGGAGAGCGTGCCGGCGGAGATCGCACCGAACGCGGCGTCGGCCGGTTCGGCCAGCACGTTCGCAATCAGCACCTTCTTGCCCAGCCCCACTGTGAACCGTCGAATGCCCGATGCGACCGCCGCGATGGTCTCCCGGCGACGCTCCAGCGAGGGCGACAGATCCAGCCAGCGGACAATCGGACCGGCGATCAGCTGCGGGAACAGCGAGATGAACAGCGCAAGCCGCGCGGGATTGCGCTCCGGCCGCGTGCGGCCAGCGGCGACATCGAGCACGTAGGACAGGGCCTGGAACGTGAAAAAAGAAATGCCGATCGGTAGATGCACCGGTGTCCAGCGCCCCGCCGCCACAAGGGAGGGTGCGAGCGTGGCGGCCACGAGGTTCGCATATTTGAACCATCCGAGCAGCGCCAGATTGGCGGCGACCGCCGCCGCGGTCCAGCGCCGGCGCTCGCGTCCCTCCCGCCCGCCGATCGCGCGCCCGAAGGCGTAGTTCATGGTGATCGACGCGACCATCACCATGCTGTAGGGACCTTCCCCCCACGCGTAGAACAACAGACTCGCCAGCAACAGCACCGTGTTGCGCGCCGCCCGGGGCGCCGCGAAGTACACCGCGAGCAATACCGGAAGAAACACAAACAAGAAGATCGGCGAGCTGAAGACCATCGCAGAGCCGGACCGCGGCGCGATGGCGCCTCAGTGGAGGAAATGTCGCATGCCGGTGAACACCATCGCGATGCCGAACCGGTCGCAGGCGGCGACAACCTCCTCGTCCCGCACCGAACCGCCCGGCTGCACGATCAACTTGATGCCGGCGGCTGCGGCCTGCTCAATGCTGTCCGGGAATGGGAAAAATGCGTCCGACACGAGCACGCACTCCGCGATCGAACGCTGGATGAACTCGGGCTGGTTCTCGCCATAGCCGGCCACCGCGTGCAGACGCCGGAGGTTCTCCACCGCGCGCGGCACCGCCAGCCGGGCGAGCGCATCGACGCGGTTCGGCTGCCCCGCCCCCATCCCCAGCAGCGCGAAGCGGCCTGGGGCGTGCTCGCGCACGATCGCAATCGCGTTGGAGCGAATGCGCTTCGCCACCCGGATCCCGAACTCTGCCAGCGCTCGCTTCGATTCTGGGAACGGCGTGCTCGTCGGCACCACCCAGTGCTGCACGACGCCCGCGTCGCCCTCCTGCACCAGCCAGCCGCCGCCGATCTGCCGTACCCGCGGCGCCGGCGAGGGAGGGGCCAGCGGTGCGTCGAGCTCGAGCAACCGCAGGTCGCGGCTCTTGCGGCGTAAAAACTCGAGCGCCTCTGGCTCGAACGCCGGCGCAATGAGCGCCTCAACAAACCGGCCCTTCAGCCGTTCCGCGGCGGCCAGATCCATCGGCCGGCTCACCGCGATCACGCTGCCGAATGCCGACACCGGATCCCCCTCCCACGCCGCCTCGATCGCAGCGGCGAGCGTGTCCGCGGTCGCACAGCCGCACGGGTTGTTGTGTTTGATCACGACTGCGGCCGGCGCGTCGCCGAACTCACGGATCGTCTCAACCGCCGCGTCACCGTCGAGAAAATTGTTGAACGACATCTCCCGACCGTGAAGCTGCCGCGCGCGCGCAATCGCCGGCCCTGGGGTGGCGGGGTCCGGGTGAAGCCAGGCTGCCTGATGGGGATTCTCTCCGTACCGCAGCGGCGCACCGGGTCCGCCCACCAGCACCAGCGGCGCGGCCACCCCTCCCACCCGACCGCGCAACCAGCTGGCGATCGCCGCATCGTATTGCGCGGTGCGCGCAAACGCCTTCAGACCCAGCTCCCGCCGCAGTTCCAACGTGGTCGCCCCACCGTTCGCCCGCATGCAGTCAATCACCCGCGGGTAGTCGGCCGGGTCGGTGACCACCGTCACCGCGTCCATGTTCTTGGCGGCCGACCGCACCATTGCGGGCCCACCAATGTCAATGTTCTCGATCGCGGTCTCCCACTCCGCCCCGGCCGACGCGGTGACCCGTTCGAACGGGTACAGGTTCACGACGACCAGATCGATTGGCTCCAACCCGTGGGCGCGCATCGCCTCCAGGTGTGCGGGCAGATCGCGGCGGTGCAGAATCCCTGCGTGCACGCGCGGGTGCAGCGTTTTCACCCGGCCGTCGAGCATCTCCGGAAAACCGGTGAAGTCCGCAACGTCGCGCACCGCAACCTGTGCGGCCCGCAGCGCGGCGGCGGTGCCGCCGGTGGAGAGGATCTCCACCCCAAACTCCGTCAGCGCCCTCGCGAAGTCTACCAGACCGGTCTTGTCCGACACACTGATCAACGCCCGCCGAATCGCCGTCATGACTGCCTCCATCGGCATCCTACCTCATCCCGCCAGCTCGACCGCGCGATCGCGCCGCGGCCGCACCTCGCCGATCGGCATCGCCCGTTCACCCGCGCGGCGCAACGCCCGCAGCGCGTCGTCCAGATCCTTCGGCCGCACCACCGCCACCATGCCGATCCCCATGTTGAACACGCGGTACATCTCGTCACGATCGACGCCGCCGGCCTGCTGCAGGAACGCAAACAACGGCGGCGGCATCCAGGCGCGCCGGTCCACGACCGCGGCCAACCCCGCGGGCAAAATGCGCGGCAGATTGTCCGGGAATCCGCCGCCGGTGATATGCGCAAGGCCCCGCACACGTACCGCGCACCGCAGCGCACGCACCGGCTGCAAATAGCTGCGGTGCACCGCCAGCAACGCGTCCGCGACGGTGCGGCCGTCTCCCGGCAGCAGGTCGGCGGGTGTGAGCCGCGCCTGTTCGAAGATGATCCGCCGCGCCAGCGAGTAGCCGTTGGTGTGCAGGCCGCTCGACGAAAGCCCGACCAGCACATCGCCGGCCCGGATCTCCCGCCCCGTAATGAGCTCGCGGCGCGGGACGGCGCCCACGATCGTGCCGACCAGATCGTACTCTCCCTGCGGATACAGCCCCGGCATCTCCGCCGTCTCCCCCCCAATGAGTGCACAGCCGTTCTGCCGGCAAGCTCGGCACAGCCCCTCGATCACTTGTGCGAGCACGGAGGGATCCAGTTGGCCGGCGCCGATGTAGTCCAGAAAAAACAGCGGTTCGGCACCCTGCACGAGGATGTCATTCACACAGTGGTTCACCAGGTCTTCGCCCACCGTGTCATGGCGTCCGGTCATCACGGCGACCTTGAGCTTGGTGCCGACGCCGTCGGTGCTGGCCACCAGCAGCATCTCTCGCCCGGGCGACCGAAACACTCCTCCAAACGAGCCGAGTCGCCCGACGACACCACGAGTGAACGTCGCCTCGATCGCGCGCGTCGCCCGGCGCAGCGCCGCCATCTTTCGGTCAATGTCCACCCCCGCCGCCGCGTAGGCCGACTTTTTCGCTTTCATCGCTGCGACCCCGTCCCGCCCGCCCGGCATCCGCCGACGGTGGCGCCGGGCACGATAGCAGACCCGCTGCAGATGGGACAATTCTGCGGGACCATCCAAGGCTTGGATACGCTTCGCAGACGGTTGTCCAATCCCTGGACCCTGGGCCGCACTCCTGAACGATGCGCACGAACCGCCGCCTGCGGCGGATCGGCCGATCGCGTCCGCGGCCCGAACGAACCGCCTGGCGGGGTCGCGATTCGAACGTATACTGAGCGGAATGGAAACGACACCATGAACACCCCCTTCACTCCATCACGGCTGGTGGTGATTGGCGGCGGACCCGCGGGGTATCCGGCCGCGTTTCATGCGGCGGACCTGGGGCTTCGCGTCACGCTCATAGATCTCGAGGAACATCCCGGCGGAGTGTGCCTGTACCGGGGATGCATCCCGTCGAAGGCGCTGCTGCACGTTGCGCGCGTGCTCGAGGAAACCCGAGAGCTGCGCAGCTGCGGCGTCGAGAGCCCTCCGGCCCGGATCGAACTGGACCGGCTGCGAGAGTGGAAGGCCTCGGTGGTACGACGGCTTACCGGAGGCCTCGGTCAGTTGCGGCGGACGCGCGGGATCGAGTTTCTGCGGGGCCGGGCCCGTTTCGACGGGCCGGATCGCCTTCTGGTGGAGACGCACGACGGACCACGGACGATCGAATGGGACGCGGCGCTTCTGGCGACTGGTTCGCGCCCGGCGATGTTGCCCGGCTGGCCGGTCACACCG contains:
- the purM gene encoding phosphoribosylformylglycinamidine cyclo-ligase, which codes for MKAKKSAYAAAGVDIDRKMAALRRATRAIEATFTRGVVGRLGSFGGVFRSPGREMLLVASTDGVGTKLKVAVMTGRHDTVGEDLVNHCVNDILVQGAEPLFFLDYIGAGQLDPSVLAQVIEGLCRACRQNGCALIGGETAEMPGLYPQGEYDLVGTIVGAVPRRELITGREIRAGDVLVGLSSSGLHTNGYSLARRIIFEQARLTPADLLPGDGRTVADALLAVHRSYLQPVRALRCAVRVRGLAHITGGGFPDNLPRILPAGLAAVVDRRAWMPPPLFAFLQQAGGVDRDEMYRVFNMGIGMVAVVRPKDLDDALRALRRAGERAMPIGEVRPRRDRAVELAG
- a CDS encoding S8 family serine peptidase, whose protein sequence is MNLGHRQWSCPAGCAERAVRRAGLAVWVAAVGLPAAEVSLRGDRLSIRAEDEPLSAVLGELARLGVRVWMDPAADRRVHVALPDREVDAALRAVIAPLDSMVSWSVVPGPAGGFRQLSEIRVFAPGRADRARPIEPPPRRLELSRGADGRGPLHVDREVLVSVRAGTSPSEFLRFLSVWDASLVGWAPGGVYRLRLPRGADALAVADRMRADPIVRAAEANYAIRLPPPSMPGGSAAAAAGAPAVGAVSAVGSVAVLDTGLSLPPGWTIALAGAWDAVRPGEPVQDPVGHGTQMALVASGAVAPDMAAPVGATPVLAIRTFDDEGVTSNFDLLRAIAFASESGASVISMSWGTETPSEFLRTAVAEAQGRGLLVVAAAGNEPVGRPYYPAGYPGVIAVAAAMPDGRPWEKSNHGDFVVVAAPATAQFPIGYEGPAGRYAGTSTATAYTAAVLAQWLARNPGATPAQASEALTRALSDAGEPGRDPHYGYGLLDAAAVSRLFATPPR
- a CDS encoding MBOAT family protein, coding for MVFSSPIFLFVFLPVLLAVYFAAPRAARNTVLLLASLLFYAWGEGPYSMVMVASITMNYAFGRAIGGREGRERRRWTAAAVAANLALLGWFKYANLVAATLAPSLVAAGRWTPVHLPIGISFFTFQALSYVLDVAAGRTRPERNPARLALFISLFPQLIAGPIVRWLDLSPSLERRRETIAAVASGIRRFTVGLGKKVLIANVLAEPADAAFGAISAGTLSAGAAWWGLACYAGQIYFDFSGYSDMAIGLGRMFGFEFPENFRHPYAASSMTDFWRRWHITLSTWFRDYLYIPLGGNRGGGLRTARNLAIVFVLCGLWHGAAWTYVVWGLWHGALLALERPLRDRRAPPWTAPLRHLYVLLAVGVGWVLFRSADFTVALAYLRAMAGLSAAGMNVQDLGMATPPVVAALLAAVIGSVRWRIPRSVGLTRAWLAVPACLVVWLLCWVRLAAGTHNPFIYFRF
- the purH gene encoding bifunctional phosphoribosylaminoimidazolecarboxamide formyltransferase/IMP cyclohydrolase; protein product: MTAIRRALISVSDKTGLVDFARALTEFGVEILSTGGTAAALRAAQVAVRDVADFTGFPEMLDGRVKTLHPRVHAGILHRRDLPAHLEAMRAHGLEPIDLVVVNLYPFERVTASAGAEWETAIENIDIGGPAMVRSAAKNMDAVTVVTDPADYPRVIDCMRANGGATTLELRRELGLKAFARTAQYDAAIASWLRGRVGGVAAPLVLVGGPGAPLRYGENPHQAAWLHPDPATPGPAIARARQLHGREMSFNNFLDGDAAVETIREFGDAPAAVVIKHNNPCGCATADTLAAAIEAAWEGDPVSAFGSVIAVSRPMDLAAAERLKGRFVEALIAPAFEPEALEFLRRKSRDLRLLELDAPLAPPSPAPRVRQIGGGWLVQEGDAGVVQHWVVPTSTPFPESKRALAEFGIRVAKRIRSNAIAIVREHAPGRFALLGMGAGQPNRVDALARLAVPRAVENLRRLHAVAGYGENQPEFIQRSIAECVLVSDAFFPFPDSIEQAAAAGIKLIVQPGGSVRDEEVVAACDRFGIAMVFTGMRHFLH